The Acidobacteriota bacterium genome includes a region encoding these proteins:
- a CDS encoding HAD family phosphatase: MGWPAAVVFDFDGVIADSEPLHLRAFQRVLAEYGATLTPEDYDRHFLGYNDEDGFAAMAERYAIALDDRGVEPLVERKVALMPELLRAPDVLFSGAAESVRRFAQAVPLAIASGAKRPEIELVLDAQGLAGYFHAIVASGETARSKPWPDPYRAAVARLVELGVVAADLAPTRIVAIEDSIWGIESAQAAGLRCVAVATSYPPEKLTVADLVVRQLDDLTIDDLGRLVGAA; the protein is encoded by the coding sequence ATGGGCTGGCCAGCCGCGGTCGTCTTCGATTTCGACGGCGTCATCGCCGACAGCGAGCCTCTGCACCTCCGTGCGTTCCAGCGCGTGCTGGCCGAGTACGGGGCCACGCTCACGCCCGAGGACTACGACCGGCACTTCCTGGGCTACAACGACGAGGACGGGTTCGCGGCCATGGCCGAGCGCTACGCGATCGCACTCGACGACCGCGGCGTCGAGCCCCTCGTCGAACGCAAGGTGGCGCTCATGCCCGAGCTGCTGCGAGCGCCCGATGTCCTCTTCTCCGGGGCGGCCGAGTCGGTGCGCCGGTTCGCGCAGGCGGTCCCACTCGCGATCGCCTCGGGGGCGAAGCGTCCCGAGATCGAACTCGTCCTCGACGCGCAGGGGCTCGCGGGGTACTTCCACGCCATCGTCGCCTCGGGGGAGACCGCGCGCAGCAAGCCGTGGCCCGACCCGTATCGTGCCGCCGTGGCCCGACTCGTCGAGCTGGGGGTCGTCGCCGCCGACCTCGCCCCCACGCGCATCGTCGCCATCGAGGACTCCATCTGGGGCATCGAGTCGGCGCAGGCCGCGGGCCTGCGCTGCGTCGCCGTCGCCACCTCGTACCCGCCAGAGAAGCTGACGGTCGCCGACCTCGTCGTTCGCCAGCTCGACGATCTCACGATCGACGATCTCGGACGCCTCGTGGGGGCGGCGTGA
- a CDS encoding acyl-CoA dehydrogenase family protein, translating into MTTAMQTMVQRGGSWLLEETAPEAVFTPERLTDEHRLMNRTAIDFAEKEVLPRLEQLENKDWALSRELVRRCGELGLLGTDAEEEHGGLALDKASAVVVAEGVARSGSFGVTFGAMTGLSIMPLVLFGTPEQKRKYLPKLVSGELVGAYALSESGSGSDALGARARATRQPDGGFLLNGEKMWISNCSFADVFIVFAKVDGEHFTAFIVERGFPGVSTGKEEHKMGLHGSSTAPLILQDARVPAENVLGEVGKGHKVAFDVLNYGRFKLGAMASGGAKAAIGEAAKYAATRKQFGQPIANFGAIKHKIGEMVVRVYALESLLYRTSGLIDALIEAEGHTTEALHDALEEFEVESSIAKVYGSEALHYVLDENVQIHGGNGFVRDYPAERHYRDSRVNRIFEGTNEINRLLIPGRLMRKALKGDLPLIPAAKKLFEEIMTPGLSEPPGDGLLDAERAAATAFKKVALLILGGAMQRYGQKVGDEQEVLTAIADILSDAFAAESVVLRALDADARKLPGAPLQADAARAFVSDAAMRIEAAAKSALAAMAEGDMLRTQLAALRRVLKHVPVNTVAIRRRLADETVSRGSYIFG; encoded by the coding sequence ATGACGACGGCGATGCAGACGATGGTACAGCGGGGCGGCTCGTGGCTGCTCGAGGAAACGGCGCCCGAGGCGGTGTTCACGCCCGAGCGGCTGACCGACGAGCACCGCCTGATGAACAGGACGGCAATCGACTTCGCCGAGAAGGAGGTGCTGCCGCGGCTCGAACAGCTCGAGAACAAGGACTGGGCCCTCAGCCGCGAGCTCGTCCGCCGCTGCGGCGAGTTGGGCCTGCTCGGCACCGACGCCGAGGAGGAACACGGGGGCCTCGCCCTCGACAAAGCGAGCGCCGTCGTGGTCGCCGAGGGCGTCGCCCGGTCGGGGTCGTTCGGTGTGACCTTCGGCGCGATGACGGGCCTGTCGATCATGCCGCTCGTCCTGTTCGGCACCCCCGAGCAGAAGCGCAAGTACCTGCCGAAGCTGGTGAGCGGCGAGCTCGTGGGCGCGTACGCCCTGAGCGAGTCGGGCTCGGGGTCGGACGCGCTCGGCGCGCGCGCGCGGGCGACCCGGCAGCCCGACGGCGGCTTCCTGCTCAACGGCGAGAAGATGTGGATCAGCAACTGCAGCTTCGCCGACGTCTTCATCGTGTTCGCCAAGGTCGACGGCGAGCACTTCACGGCCTTCATCGTCGAGCGCGGCTTCCCCGGCGTGAGCACCGGCAAGGAAGAGCACAAGATGGGGCTGCACGGGTCGTCGACGGCCCCGCTCATCCTGCAGGACGCCCGAGTGCCCGCCGAGAACGTGCTCGGCGAGGTCGGCAAGGGCCACAAGGTCGCATTCGACGTGCTGAACTACGGCCGCTTCAAGCTCGGCGCGATGGCGAGCGGCGGCGCGAAGGCGGCCATCGGCGAGGCGGCCAAGTACGCCGCCACGCGCAAGCAGTTCGGGCAGCCCATCGCCAACTTCGGAGCCATCAAGCACAAGATCGGCGAGATGGTGGTGCGCGTCTACGCGCTCGAGAGTCTGCTCTACCGTACCTCGGGCCTGATCGACGCCCTGATCGAGGCCGAGGGCCACACGACAGAGGCCCTCCACGACGCGCTCGAGGAATTCGAGGTCGAATCGTCCATCGCCAAGGTGTACGGCAGCGAGGCGCTGCACTACGTCCTCGACGAGAACGTGCAGATCCACGGCGGCAACGGGTTCGTCCGCGACTATCCCGCGGAACGGCACTACCGCGACTCGCGCGTGAACCGCATCTTCGAGGGCACCAACGAGATCAACCGGCTGCTCATCCCGGGTCGCCTGATGCGGAAGGCGCTCAAGGGCGACCTGCCGCTCATCCCGGCGGCGAAGAAGCTCTTCGAGGAGATCATGACGCCCGGCCTGTCGGAGCCGCCTGGCGATGGCCTGCTCGACGCCGAGCGCGCCGCCGCCACGGCCTTCAAGAAGGTGGCGCTGCTCATCCTCGGCGGCGCGATGCAGCGATACGGCCAGAAGGTCGGTGACGAACAGGAGGTGCTCACCGCGATCGCCGACATCCTCAGCGACGCCTTCGCCGCCGAGAGCGTCGTGCTGCGGGCGCTCGATGCCGACGCGCGCAAGCTGCCGGGCGCACCGCTGCAGGCCGACGCGGCGCGCGCGTTCGTCAGCGACGCGGCCATGCGCATCGAGGCCGCCGCCAAGTCGGCGCTCGCGGCAATGGCCGAGGGCGACATGCTGCGCACGCAGCTCGCCGCCCTGCGGCGGGTCCTCAAGCACGTGCCGGTCAACACCGTGGCCATCAGGCGCCGACTGGCCGACGAGACCGTGTCGAGAGGATCGTATATCTTTGGGTAA
- a CDS encoding DUF1684 domain-containing protein — MWCSGSLHSFAPAARRPASIGRRAGGILAVATALLVTACSPTTQPAPYAERLASQRTAKDAFFRTAPDSPILPADRDRFLPLAYYPIDEAFVVGASLAPSEREPAMEMPTSTGQRRQMRRAGSLQFSLRGQPLALTAFVEASAPDMNRLFLPFGDMTNGTETYPAGRYLDLDRTPTGLYTIDFNKAYHPYCYYNETYDCPYPPPENRLPVLVRAGERVREH, encoded by the coding sequence ATGTGGTGTAGCGGCTCCCTGCACTCCTTCGCCCCGGCCGCGCGGCGTCCCGCATCGATCGGGCGCCGCGCCGGCGGGATCCTCGCCGTCGCGACCGCCCTCCTCGTCACGGCCTGCAGCCCGACGACGCAACCCGCGCCGTACGCCGAACGGCTCGCGTCGCAGCGCACCGCCAAGGATGCGTTCTTCCGAACGGCTCCGGACTCGCCGATCCTGCCGGCCGACCGCGACCGGTTCCTGCCGCTCGCCTACTACCCCATCGACGAGGCCTTCGTCGTCGGCGCATCGCTCGCGCCCTCGGAACGCGAGCCAGCCATGGAGATGCCCACATCGACGGGCCAGCGGCGCCAGATGCGGCGCGCGGGCTCGCTGCAGTTCTCCCTGCGCGGCCAGCCGCTCGCGCTGACCGCCTTCGTCGAGGCCAGCGCGCCCGACATGAACCGCCTCTTCCTGCCGTTCGGCGACATGACCAACGGCACCGAGACCTATCCCGCCGGGCGTTACCTGGACCTCGATCGCACGCCGACGGGCCTGTACACGATCGACTTCAACAAGGCGTATCACCCCTACTGCTACTACAACGAGACCTACGATTGCCCGTATCCCCCGCCCGAGAATCGCCTGCCGGTCCTCGTGCGCGCTGGCGAACGGGTCCGGGAACACTGA